Proteins encoded in a region of the Rutidosis leptorrhynchoides isolate AG116_Rl617_1_P2 chromosome 9, CSIRO_AGI_Rlap_v1, whole genome shotgun sequence genome:
- the LOC139867635 gene encoding F-box protein At5g51370-like produces the protein MSSCSIENQNPNTSSPWSNLWSKNKKALDQVVFSTIRRRSFYRKPPPTPRRRSSPPPPSPPSRQPENLTPFPPFEQTLNNETEISNFTQIPPHDFISLVSDETLMQILSKVEGPAQWKSNSLVSKSWLDLQGRLVKSIRVFDWGFVKSGRMFIRFPNLIDVDLLHGSVVSSNCTKSLGLSLGCEFGPFCIDSDIFLVKNRTLLPVNEVDLGLKSLASVFQNLQRLVVMNCSEIGLLDVAEGCHTLQELVLHCCNDQVLRAIAAFKNLQILKLIGTVDGFYSSLVSDIGLTIMAQGCKRLVKLELRGCEGSYDGIRAIGQCCQMLEELTLCDHRMDDGWLSALSYCENLKSLRFVSCKRIDQSPGLDEHLGRCRMLERLHLERCQLRDKLSLRALFVVCQSVREMVLKDCWGLKDGMFLNASLCRRLKFLTLEGCSRLTTEGLESVVLSLKELESLRVISCKNVKEDEVSPALSTLFYTLKDLKWTPDNKLLLSTSLSGSGMGKRGGKFFKKLQI, from the exons ATGTCTTCCTGTTCTATCGAGAATCAAAACCCTAATACTTCTTCACCATGGTCAAACCTCTGGTCAAAGAATAAAAAAGCTCTCGATCAAGTCGTATTCTCCACCATTCGCCGCCGTTCATTTTACCGGAAACCACCACCCACTCCACGGCGACGGTCTTCACCGCCACCACCCTCACCGCCGTCACGTCAGCCGGAGAATTTAACTCCATTTCCCCCTTTCGAACAAACCCTGAACAACGAAACTGAAATTTCCAATTTCACCCAAATTCCACCTCATGATTTCATTTCTCTCGTATCAGACGAGACGCTGATGCAAATCTTATCGAAAGTTGAGGGGCCAGCACAATGGAAGTCGAATTCGTTAGTATCGAAATCGTGGTTGGATCTTCAAGGGCGTTTAGTGAAGTCAATTAGGGTTTTCGATTGGGGTTTCGTTAAGTCTGGTCGAATGTTTATAAGATTCCCCAATCTTATAGATGTTGATTTACTTCATGGAAGTGTGGTTTCTAGTAATTGTACAAAAAGCTTGGGTCTTTCTTTAGGTTGCGAATTCGGTCCTTTTTGTATCGATTCTGACATTTTCTTAGTAAAGAACCGTACTTTATTACCTGTTAATGAAGTAGATTTAGGGTTGAAGAGTTTAGCTAGTGTGTTCCAGAATCTGCAAAGACTTGTGGTTATGAATTGTAGTGAGATTGGGTTATTAGATGTTGCAGAAGGATGCCATACATTACAAGAATTGGTTTTGCATTGTTGTAATGATCAGGTTTTACGTGCGATTGCAGCGTTTAAGAATTTGCAGATATTGAAGCTGATTGGGACTGTTGACGGGTTTTATAGTTCGTTGGTTTCGGACATAGGGTTGACTATTATGGCACAAGGGTGTAAGAGGTTAGTGAAGCTTGAGCTTAGAGGATGTGAGGGGAGTTACGATGGGATACGAGCGATTGGTCAATGTTGTCAAATGCTCGAGGAGTTGACTTTGTGTGATCATAGGATGGATGATGGGTGGTTGTCGGCTCTTTCGTATTGTGagaatttgaaaagtttaaggtTTGTTTCGTGTAAACGAATAGATCAGAGCCCTGGACTTGATGAGCACTTGGGTCGTTGTAGAATGCTTGAAAGATTACATTTGGAGAGGTGTCAGTTGAGGGACAAGCTAAGTTTGAGGGCGTTGTTTGTTGTGTGTCAATCTGTGAGAGAAATGGTTTTAAAAGATTGTTGGGGATTGAAAGACGGCATGttccttaatgccagtctttgcag GAGGCTAAAATTCCTCACACTCGAAGGATGCTCGAGGCTAACAACAGAGGGCCTAGAATCTGTAGTCCTTTCTTTAAAGGAGCTCGAAAGCCTCAGGGTAATATCTTGTAAAAACGTTAAGGAAGATGAAGTGAGTCCTGCACTCTCGACCTTATTTTATACGCTTAAAGACCTGAAATGGACACCAGATAATAAATTACTTCTTTCAACAAGTCTCTCTGGGTCCGGAATGGGCAAACGAGGGGGTAAGTTCTTTAAGAAGTTGCAGATTTGA